In one Niveibacterium umoris genomic region, the following are encoded:
- a CDS encoding Pls/PosA family non-ribosomal peptide synthetase, whose amino-acid sequence MSHTDILQGPLRPELIRDEILADLFEASARRAPDQIALIHGERSLSYAELDALADRAASRLIEAGVRPGQIVGLWLPRGIDLLVMQLAIAKTGAAWLPTDADTPVDRVAVCLDDAAAPGLVTCEAFVPQLAAIGRSVWTAEALLADTGAPLRRREGARPDQPAYVIYTSGSTGKPKGIAINQGSICHFLRSENAVLGIRADDKVYQGFSVAFDMSFEEIWISYLVGATLWIAPKEIAADPDVLPQALAENGITALHAVPTLLALFAQDVPHLRLINLGGEMCPEALVAKWARPGRQVFNTYGPTEATVSASLAELQAGEPVTIGTPLPNYGLLVIAADVENGLRLLPRGETGELCITGPGVAAGYLGRPELTAEKFLANPWATGDTDRRMYRTGDLARIDADGRVQCLGRADDQIKIRGFRVELGEIEAVLAQQAGVGTVAVLLRNDDGIDQLVAFIVPEGDAPLQPGALRAALAERLPPYMVPGRYEAMTEMPRLTSGKIDRKALKALPLTPLASAEGSDVAETDAERVLFAALEKLFPGQPIRRDADFFSDLGGHSLFAARLASALRADPRFAGMTVRDIYLHRRIGHIAGVLESMQTAAPATAIAWTPPSAWRRWRCGVAQAAAVPGLVAIRMAQWLAPFFTYHFFTGDPGDSIPFAVAMSVLVFLLATLGEFVLAFAGKWLIAGRLKPGRYPLWGLTYYRWWLADRLVEAAPAYLLSGSSLYAWWLRALGARIGRDVQIGSMTLRAPELLTVHDYASIGNAVNFENARVVRGELLLGPIEVGAHGYVGSYSVLEGNTRVAEWGHLEGQSALADGVHVPAHRRWSGSPARDVGEVDPAALAPRPPVSRLRSASEGLFFVAGALLVATLFFMPVFPTFIMIDWLDEIDGLAWGQSDVVMLQLLEYFLLALPASAVLVVATALISAGIRWSVLPRLKTGSWPVHSNVYCGKWLVNQIQENSLQILHGVYATVYAPFWYRLLGAKVGRDAEISTALGVVPDMLTLGDETFIADAVLLGDEEINGGWMTMQPTVVERRSFVGNGAYVPDGTTIPENVLIGVLSRIPDATVMQSGDTWLGSPSINLPARETTSGYPESLTFHPSPLRRIGRGLIEAFRIVSPHAIVIAVGYAIVLDVMPAAGAGNWGEVAWDLTEAGLLFGLATFIFVALFKWLLLGRYKTRAVPMWTPFVWLSEAATNMYEGIAVPNFLRYLRGTPWLPVAMNLLGARIGRGVYLDTTDITEFDCVHIGDYSELNALTCPQTHLFEDRVMKVDHVRIGARVNIGPRTTVLYSATVGDDARLGPLTLVMKGENIPPASPWAGCPAAPSQG is encoded by the coding sequence ATGTCCCACACCGATATCCTCCAAGGCCCGCTTCGCCCGGAACTGATCCGCGACGAGATTCTCGCCGACCTGTTCGAAGCCAGCGCACGCCGCGCCCCCGATCAGATCGCGCTGATCCACGGCGAACGCAGCCTCAGCTATGCCGAACTCGATGCCCTCGCCGACCGCGCCGCTTCGCGTCTGATCGAGGCCGGCGTGCGGCCGGGCCAGATCGTCGGCCTGTGGTTGCCGCGCGGCATCGATCTGCTGGTAATGCAGCTGGCAATCGCGAAGACCGGCGCGGCCTGGCTGCCCACCGATGCCGACACGCCGGTCGACCGGGTTGCGGTGTGCCTGGACGATGCGGCTGCGCCAGGCCTGGTGACCTGCGAAGCCTTCGTCCCGCAACTCGCGGCCATCGGCCGCAGCGTGTGGACGGCCGAAGCGCTGCTGGCCGACACCGGTGCGCCGCTGCGCCGCCGCGAAGGCGCGCGCCCGGACCAACCGGCCTATGTGATCTATACCTCCGGTTCGACCGGCAAGCCCAAGGGCATCGCAATCAACCAGGGCAGCATCTGCCACTTCCTGCGCAGCGAAAACGCGGTGCTCGGCATCCGTGCCGACGACAAGGTGTACCAGGGCTTTTCGGTCGCCTTCGACATGTCCTTCGAAGAGATCTGGATCAGCTATCTGGTGGGCGCGACGCTGTGGATCGCGCCGAAGGAAATCGCCGCCGACCCGGATGTGCTGCCTCAGGCGCTGGCCGAGAACGGCATCACCGCGCTTCATGCGGTGCCGACCCTGCTCGCGCTGTTCGCACAGGATGTGCCCCACCTGCGGCTGATCAACCTCGGCGGCGAGATGTGTCCCGAGGCCTTGGTCGCCAAGTGGGCGCGGCCCGGCCGGCAGGTGTTCAACACCTACGGCCCGACCGAGGCCACGGTCTCCGCGAGTCTGGCCGAACTGCAGGCCGGCGAGCCGGTGACCATCGGTACCCCGTTGCCCAACTACGGCCTGCTGGTGATCGCGGCCGATGTCGAAAACGGCCTGCGCCTCTTGCCGCGCGGCGAAACGGGTGAGCTGTGCATCACCGGGCCGGGCGTTGCGGCGGGTTACCTCGGTCGGCCGGAGCTCACGGCGGAGAAATTCCTCGCCAACCCGTGGGCGACCGGCGACACCGACCGGCGCATGTATCGCACCGGCGATCTGGCGCGCATCGATGCCGATGGCCGCGTGCAGTGCCTGGGTCGCGCCGACGACCAGATCAAGATTCGCGGCTTCCGCGTCGAACTGGGCGAGATCGAGGCGGTGCTGGCGCAGCAGGCAGGCGTCGGCACGGTGGCGGTGCTGCTGCGCAACGACGACGGCATCGACCAGCTGGTGGCCTTCATCGTGCCCGAAGGCGACGCGCCGCTGCAGCCGGGGGCCTTGCGCGCCGCATTGGCCGAGCGTCTGCCGCCCTACATGGTGCCGGGGCGCTACGAGGCGATGACCGAGATGCCGCGCCTGACTTCCGGCAAGATCGACCGCAAGGCCTTGAAGGCGCTGCCGCTGACCCCGCTGGCGAGCGCCGAAGGATCTGACGTGGCCGAGACCGACGCCGAGCGGGTGCTGTTCGCCGCGCTCGAAAAGCTCTTCCCCGGCCAGCCGATCCGCCGTGACGCCGATTTCTTCTCCGACCTTGGCGGTCATTCGCTGTTCGCCGCGCGGCTCGCATCGGCCCTGCGTGCCGACCCGCGCTTTGCCGGCATGACGGTGCGCGACATCTACCTGCACCGCCGCATCGGCCACATTGCGGGCGTGCTCGAATCGATGCAGACCGCTGCGCCCGCGACGGCAATCGCGTGGACGCCGCCTTCGGCGTGGCGTCGCTGGCGCTGCGGCGTCGCCCAGGCCGCCGCGGTGCCGGGGCTGGTGGCGATCCGCATGGCGCAGTGGCTGGCGCCGTTCTTCACTTATCACTTCTTCACCGGTGACCCGGGCGATTCGATTCCCTTTGCGGTGGCGATGTCGGTGCTGGTGTTCCTGCTCGCGACGCTGGGCGAATTCGTGCTCGCCTTCGCCGGCAAGTGGCTGATCGCCGGCCGCCTGAAACCCGGTCGTTACCCGCTTTGGGGGCTGACCTATTACCGCTGGTGGCTCGCCGACCGCCTGGTCGAGGCGGCGCCCGCCTACCTGCTGAGCGGCTCTTCACTGTATGCGTGGTGGCTGCGCGCGCTGGGCGCCAGGATCGGCCGCGACGTGCAGATCGGCTCGATGACGCTGCGTGCGCCAGAACTGCTGACCGTGCACGACTACGCCAGCATCGGCAACGCGGTGAACTTCGAGAATGCCCGCGTCGTGCGCGGCGAACTGTTGCTCGGGCCGATCGAAGTCGGTGCGCACGGCTATGTTGGTTCGTATTCGGTACTCGAGGGCAATACGCGGGTCGCCGAGTGGGGCCACCTGGAAGGCCAGTCGGCGCTGGCCGACGGCGTGCATGTGCCGGCGCACCGGCGCTGGTCGGGCTCGCCCGCGCGCGACGTCGGTGAGGTTGATCCGGCAGCACTGGCGCCGCGCCCGCCGGTGAGCCGACTGCGCAGCGCGAGCGAAGGCCTGTTCTTTGTCGCCGGCGCGCTGCTGGTGGCCACGCTGTTCTTCATGCCCGTGTTCCCGACCTTCATCATGATCGACTGGCTCGACGAGATCGATGGTCTCGCCTGGGGGCAGAGCGATGTGGTGATGCTGCAACTGCTCGAGTACTTCCTCCTTGCGCTGCCGGCGAGTGCGGTGCTGGTGGTCGCGACGGCGCTGATCTCGGCCGGCATCCGCTGGAGTGTCTTGCCGCGGCTCAAGACCGGCAGCTGGCCGGTGCACAGCAACGTGTATTGCGGCAAGTGGCTGGTCAATCAGATCCAGGAGAACAGCCTGCAGATCCTGCATGGCGTGTATGCCACGGTGTATGCGCCGTTCTGGTACCGCCTGCTGGGCGCCAAGGTCGGCCGCGATGCCGAGATCTCGACCGCGCTGGGCGTGGTGCCGGACATGCTGACGCTGGGCGACGAAACCTTCATTGCCGATGCAGTATTGCTGGGCGACGAAGAGATCAACGGCGGCTGGATGACGATGCAGCCCACGGTGGTCGAACGGCGTAGCTTCGTCGGCAACGGCGCCTACGTGCCCGACGGCACGACGATTCCCGAGAATGTGCTGATCGGTGTGCTCTCGCGCATCCCGGATGCGACCGTGATGCAAAGCGGCGACACCTGGCTTGGCAGTCCGTCGATCAACCTGCCGGCACGCGAAACCACCAGCGGCTACCCTGAATCGCTGACCTTCCATCCTTCTCCGCTGCGCCGTATCGGCCGAGGACTGATCGAAGCCTTCCGCATCGTCTCGCCGCACGCGATCGTGATCGCAGTGGGCTACGCGATCGTGCTCGACGTGATGCCTGCCGCCGGTGCCGGCAACTGGGGCGAAGTGGCGTGGGATCTGACCGAGGCGGGCCTGCTGTTCGGATTGGCAACCTTCATCTTTGTGGCGCTGTTCAAGTGGCTGCTGCTGGGCCGCTACAAGACACGTGCGGTGCCGATGTGGACCCCCTTCGTATGGCTCTCGGAAGCGGCGACCAACATGTACGAAGGCATCGCGGTACCCAACTTCCTGCGCTAC
- a CDS encoding adenosine deaminase, giving the protein MPATILDLALGMPKAELHIHIEGSLEPELAFALAQRNGVALPFADVDALRRAYDFEDLQSFLDLYYACAAVLRTEADFHDLMLAYLRRAAADGVVHAEVFFDPQTHTPRGVPFATVLAGLESGAEAARKESGISTRLIPNFLRHLSEEEGFAALAEMAPFIDRIHGFGLDSSERGHPPSKFERLFARCRELGKPVVAHAGEEGPPAYIVEALDLLKVSRIDHGVRAVEDAALMARLARERMPLTVCPLSNVRLCVFKDMREHTLPALLKQGLCATINCDDPAYFGGYLGDNIRALQAAFDFDASVWYRLARNSFEASFVDAAQRGVWVAALDACFTQAGYADAIAA; this is encoded by the coding sequence ATGCCCGCCACCATCCTCGACCTCGCCCTCGGCATGCCCAAAGCCGAACTGCACATCCACATCGAAGGCTCGCTGGAGCCGGAGCTGGCGTTCGCGTTGGCACAGCGCAATGGCGTGGCTTTGCCGTTCGCGGATGTCGATGCGCTGCGGCGCGCGTATGACTTCGAGGATCTACAATCCTTCCTCGACCTCTACTACGCCTGCGCCGCGGTGTTGCGCACCGAGGCGGATTTCCATGACCTGATGCTCGCCTACCTGCGCCGCGCAGCGGCCGATGGCGTGGTGCATGCCGAAGTGTTCTTCGATCCGCAGACACATACGCCGCGCGGCGTGCCGTTCGCGACGGTGCTGGCCGGGCTGGAATCCGGCGCCGAGGCGGCACGCAAGGAATCCGGCATCAGCACGCGGCTGATCCCCAATTTCCTGCGCCATCTTTCCGAGGAGGAAGGCTTCGCAGCGCTCGCCGAGATGGCGCCGTTCATCGACCGCATCCACGGCTTCGGGCTGGATTCGTCGGAGCGCGGGCATCCGCCGTCGAAGTTCGAGCGCCTGTTCGCGCGCTGCCGCGAACTGGGTAAACCGGTGGTCGCACATGCCGGGGAAGAGGGGCCGCCAGCCTACATCGTCGAAGCGCTGGATCTGCTGAAGGTGTCGCGCATCGACCATGGCGTGCGCGCGGTGGAAGATGCCGCGTTGATGGCACGGCTGGCGCGCGAGCGGATGCCGCTGACGGTGTGCCCTCTGTCGAACGTGCGGCTGTGCGTGTTCAAGGACATGCGCGAGCACACGCTGCCGGCGCTGCTGAAGCAGGGCCTCTGCGCCACGATCAACTGCGACGACCCGGCCTACTTCGGGGGCTATTTGGGCGACAACATTCGCGCGCTGCAGGCGGCCTTCGATTTCGATGCGTCCGTCTGGTACCGGCTGGCGCGCAACAGTTTCGAGGCGAGTTTCGTCGATGCCGCGCAGCGCGGCGTGTGGGTCGCAGCGCTGGATGCCTGCTTTACGCAGGCCGGCTATGCGGATGCCATCGCCGCCTGA